One part of the Bdellovibrio bacteriovorus genome encodes these proteins:
- a CDS encoding type 4a pilus biogenesis protein PilO has protein sequence MNKLFDLLAVQTIGKILVIGLGLTAMYWNFMYDDGSAVDAQIVTVNQQLQEEENKKKDTDATLKQVQEMQEKVGQLSQKYQEISRRLPAVLFSIDINKAIDDFARNAGVSVKSKKPGENIKKEVVEEVPVEVSLEGSYAELAQFTFLVSTAERMARVQNVVISESEPGSRKLKFEGQVVGYKLAPEEKKPATTENPQ, from the coding sequence ATGAATAAGCTATTTGATCTGCTCGCAGTCCAGACAATTGGTAAAATCCTGGTGATCGGCCTGGGCCTGACCGCCATGTATTGGAACTTCATGTACGACGACGGTTCCGCTGTCGACGCTCAAATCGTCACTGTGAATCAGCAGTTGCAGGAAGAAGAAAACAAAAAGAAAGACACCGATGCAACCCTGAAACAGGTTCAGGAGATGCAGGAAAAAGTCGGTCAACTGAGCCAGAAGTATCAGGAGATCTCCCGTCGTTTGCCGGCGGTGCTGTTCTCTATTGATATCAATAAGGCGATCGATGATTTCGCCCGTAATGCCGGCGTCAGCGTGAAGTCGAAAAAACCGGGTGAAAACATTAAAAAAGAAGTCGTGGAAGAGGTTCCTGTTGAAGTGTCCCTTGAGGGCAGTTACGCAGAGCTGGCCCAGTTCACTTTCCTGGTGTCCACGGCCGAGCGTATGGCGCGCGTTCAGAATGTTGTGATCTCTGAAAGCGAACCGGGCTCCCGTAAATTGAAGTTTGAAGGTCAGGTGGTTGGTTACAAGCTGGCCCCTGAAGAGAAGAAGCCTGCTACAACGGAGAACCCTCAGTGA
- the pilQ gene encoding type IV pilus secretin PilQ: MNGFIRLVILSAMIASLTSCASRPVEDDLSLDGMDSSADVTSADESAPAADSASDDFAEFDEIDNQQPAQAESQAAPAGDQDLAIEEEVNEAGGQEQVADTPAPAPEETSPTEDPFADSSVADVPAQTPEPTVTETTPDPFADQPSITEPAPAPVTETIAAVPSGAPANITDLKFRANETGGTVIVQGDRPLTYTTRTNPDLRQFIIEVDNANLPDRLKRSLNTKDIKGSVGAIDAYQNPGSSTARFVIQMREGVGEPAVQQEGNSLLIVASGSAPAEAAEVTDVSTAMEDNNILPSQNLTEFLAGNTKFYGKKISIETSNMDIRDALNFITEESGVNMVISEDVKGAVSLKLRQVPWDQALVVIMKAKKLGYTRQGNVLRIAPLQDLKAEEDDATKLAQARKNLEPLKVRMFPVSYAKVDELEKKIKDFLGDRGRVVGDVRTNALVVTDIEENLERAARLIASLDTQPAQVSIEGKIVEAKESFTRNIGVNWSATGAPIKLGSTSRGPVNMNPSFNVNQSAAGSSGALNFNLNVGTLDVFGTLSAALALNESEEQVKIISAPRIMTLSNEKADINQTTEVPVRQVTQNGTATQETFQFKPLTLKLEVTPQVTADGSVIMKVLVNRQFRGADVSSAGQGAFAVNSREANTRVLVKNGQTAVIGGIYQSDATDGEVGVPWFRELPFVSYLFKTKNISKEKSELLIFLTPRIMGQIDSNAGNPTTTDF, from the coding sequence ATGAACGGATTCATTAGATTAGTAATCCTGAGCGCAATGATTGCCTCTCTGACTTCCTGTGCAAGCCGTCCGGTTGAAGACGATCTGTCTTTGGATGGCATGGATTCCTCTGCAGATGTGACATCTGCGGATGAAAGCGCTCCAGCGGCTGATTCAGCTTCTGATGACTTTGCAGAATTCGATGAAATCGACAATCAACAACCTGCCCAGGCTGAATCTCAGGCAGCTCCTGCCGGTGACCAGGATCTGGCCATCGAAGAGGAAGTGAACGAGGCGGGCGGCCAGGAACAAGTGGCCGATACGCCAGCTCCGGCTCCTGAAGAAACCAGCCCGACGGAAGATCCGTTTGCAGACAGTTCTGTTGCGGATGTTCCTGCGCAAACTCCGGAACCGACCGTGACGGAAACGACGCCTGATCCATTTGCGGATCAGCCGTCCATCACCGAGCCGGCACCGGCTCCGGTGACTGAAACAATTGCGGCCGTTCCATCCGGAGCTCCGGCAAACATCACGGACCTTAAGTTCCGCGCCAACGAAACCGGCGGAACTGTGATCGTGCAGGGGGATCGTCCTTTGACGTACACCACCCGCACAAATCCGGATCTGCGCCAGTTCATCATTGAAGTGGATAATGCCAACCTGCCAGACCGTTTGAAACGCTCTTTGAACACCAAAGACATCAAAGGCAGCGTGGGGGCGATTGATGCCTATCAAAACCCGGGTTCTTCTACCGCACGCTTTGTGATCCAGATGCGTGAAGGTGTTGGCGAGCCGGCAGTTCAGCAGGAAGGCAACAGCCTTCTGATCGTGGCCAGCGGATCTGCTCCTGCGGAAGCGGCCGAAGTGACTGACGTCAGCACAGCGATGGAAGACAACAACATTCTGCCAAGCCAGAATCTGACAGAGTTCCTTGCGGGCAACACCAAATTCTACGGTAAAAAGATCTCTATCGAGACCAGCAACATGGACATCCGTGACGCTTTGAACTTCATCACTGAAGAATCCGGCGTGAACATGGTGATCTCTGAAGACGTCAAAGGTGCAGTCAGCCTGAAACTGCGTCAGGTTCCTTGGGACCAGGCGCTGGTCGTGATCATGAAAGCCAAAAAGCTGGGTTACACCCGTCAGGGCAATGTTTTGCGTATCGCTCCACTTCAGGATCTGAAAGCGGAAGAAGACGATGCAACAAAACTGGCGCAAGCCAGAAAGAACCTGGAGCCTTTGAAGGTTCGCATGTTCCCGGTCAGCTACGCCAAAGTGGACGAGCTTGAAAAGAAAATCAAAGATTTCCTGGGTGATCGTGGCCGTGTCGTCGGCGACGTTCGTACGAATGCTTTGGTTGTGACCGATATCGAAGAAAATCTCGAAAGAGCGGCAAGATTGATCGCCAGCCTTGATACGCAGCCGGCGCAAGTGTCCATCGAAGGTAAAATCGTTGAGGCCAAAGAAAGCTTCACTCGCAATATCGGTGTGAACTGGAGTGCGACGGGCGCGCCAATCAAGCTGGGCTCCACTTCCCGTGGTCCGGTGAACATGAATCCATCGTTCAACGTGAATCAAAGTGCGGCGGGTTCTTCCGGTGCTTTGAACTTCAACCTGAATGTGGGTACTTTGGATGTCTTCGGTACACTGTCAGCGGCTTTGGCTCTGAACGAAAGCGAAGAGCAGGTTAAAATCATCTCTGCTCCGCGGATCATGACTCTGTCCAATGAAAAAGCCGACATCAACCAGACAACGGAAGTTCCGGTTCGTCAGGTGACTCAGAATGGGACAGCGACTCAGGAAACGTTCCAGTTCAAACCATTGACGTTGAAACTTGAGGTGACTCCACAGGTAACGGCGGATGGATCTGTTATCATGAAAGTACTGGTTAACAGACAATTCCGTGGTGCTGACGTGTCCAGTGCCGGTCAGGGTGCATTTGCGGTGAACAGCCGTGAAGCCAACACCCGTGTTCTGGTGAAAAACGGTCAGACCGCTGTTATTGGTGGTATTTATCAAAGTGATGCCACAGACGGTGAAGTGGGTGTTCCTTGGTTCCGCGAATTGCCATTCGTAAGTTATCTGTTTAAAACCAAGAACATCTCCAAGGAAAAGTCTGAGTTGTTGATCTTCCTGACTCCAAGAATCATGGGTCAGATCGACAGCAACGCAGGCAATCCGACAACCACCGACTTCTAA
- a CDS encoding replication-associated recombination protein A, with the protein MDLFSASQASHGTSPLSEILRPKTLDDIFGQQKTLGPQAKLGQMLRKGYLPSLIIWGPPGTGKTTFALALSQHFNAHYVHLNAVDSGAKALREVGEAGKDRRLQYQQKTILFVDEIHRFNKAQQDVLLPFVEKGDLVLVGATTENPSYELNRALLSRCRVVIFERLSEDDLNKIVKRAEAHYAKPLDKILTEEARKNLLEYSDGDARRLINSLEILYTFTKDDVEGPLLDVNDMRELLQQNPLGYDKNSEMHYDTISAFIKSIRGSDPDAAMYYLARMLDGGEDPVFIARRLIILASEDIGNADPRAISVAIAGLQAVEAIGLPEGAITLSQVTTYLASCPKSNASYMALHKARELVEKTRTLPVPLHLRSAKTALAKDLGYGRDYKYPHNYPTGWVEQSYLPEEVEKTAIYEPTTRGFEKNIRDYLSWMKLKKDKE; encoded by the coding sequence ATGGATCTTTTCTCTGCATCTCAAGCCTCCCATGGAACTTCACCGCTGTCAGAAATTCTGCGTCCCAAGACGCTGGATGACATCTTTGGACAGCAAAAGACCCTGGGGCCGCAGGCGAAGCTAGGACAGATGCTTCGTAAGGGCTATTTACCCAGTCTGATCATTTGGGGGCCTCCAGGCACCGGCAAGACGACTTTTGCTTTGGCATTGTCCCAGCACTTCAATGCCCACTATGTGCACCTGAATGCAGTGGACTCCGGCGCCAAGGCGCTGCGGGAAGTGGGCGAAGCGGGCAAAGACCGTCGTCTTCAGTACCAGCAAAAGACCATTCTTTTCGTGGATGAAATTCACAGATTTAACAAAGCCCAGCAGGACGTGCTTTTGCCTTTCGTTGAAAAGGGCGATCTGGTGCTGGTGGGGGCGACCACTGAAAATCCCAGCTATGAACTGAACCGCGCCTTGCTCAGCCGCTGTCGCGTGGTGATTTTCGAGCGTCTGTCTGAAGACGATCTGAATAAGATCGTCAAGCGGGCCGAAGCCCACTATGCAAAGCCTTTGGACAAGATTCTGACCGAGGAAGCACGTAAAAACCTGCTTGAATATTCGGACGGGGATGCCCGCCGCCTGATCAACAGCCTTGAGATCCTGTACACCTTCACTAAAGACGATGTGGAAGGTCCGCTGTTGGATGTGAACGACATGCGTGAACTTCTGCAGCAGAATCCTCTGGGCTATGACAAGAACTCTGAAATGCACTACGACACCATTTCGGCATTTATCAAGAGCATTCGCGGCAGCGATCCGGATGCAGCCATGTACTATCTGGCAAGAATGCTCGATGGCGGGGAAGACCCGGTGTTTATTGCGCGCCGTTTGATTATTTTGGCGTCTGAGGACATCGGAAACGCCGATCCACGCGCCATTTCTGTGGCTATCGCAGGTTTGCAGGCCGTAGAGGCGATTGGCCTTCCGGAAGGAGCCATCACTCTTTCGCAAGTGACGACCTATCTGGCGTCATGCCCCAAATCCAATGCGTCGTATATGGCTTTGCATAAAGCGCGCGAACTGGTGGAAAAAACACGCACATTGCCAGTGCCTCTGCATTTGCGATCCGCAAAGACAGCACTGGCAAAGGATCTGGGCTACGGCCGGGACTATAAATACCCGCACAACTATCCGACGGGCTGGGTGGAGCAAAGCTATCTGCCAGAAGAGGTTGAAAAGACCGCCATCTACGAGCCGACCACAAGAGGCTTTGAAAAGAACATCCGCGATTATCTTAGCTGGATGAAGCTTAAGAAGGACAAGGAATAG
- a CDS encoding cupin domain-containing protein — protein sequence MIITRWQAPIIPSKQQVLMILESEGMEPYEQILEPAKKVGDHRKPFAEVRVIISGEMIFNVSGNQFVLRPGDRVEIPGNTRFSYVAQGGEPCVTVCAQRAI from the coding sequence ATGATCATCACACGTTGGCAAGCTCCGATCATCCCAAGCAAACAGCAAGTTCTTATGATTCTGGAATCAGAGGGCATGGAACCCTATGAACAGATTCTGGAACCCGCAAAGAAAGTCGGCGATCACCGCAAACCCTTTGCTGAGGTGCGAGTTATCATCAGTGGTGAAATGATTTTCAACGTTTCCGGAAATCAGTTCGTCCTGCGCCCTGGGGACCGTGTTGAGATCCCAGGAAACACCCGCTTTTCTTACGTGGCTCAAGGCGGAGAGCCTTGCGTGACTGTTTGCGCACAAAGAGCGATCTAA
- a CDS encoding pilus assembly protein PilP, producing the protein MSYILVASLGLWLAFAVSMKFMAPAHSQDAPANGDLPAEFLKEVENTQVPPAGGTPAGSPPPAGTPAAQTPPTADVPAQIPPPPANEMPVGDQMTAPAPQQILSSDGYIYDPTGKRDPFKVFKTVRPAGPEAARPNEILEPLQRWEVDRLQVVGILWDVRTPRAMIKDPDGAVFVVTKNSKIGRSEGFVAAIREGEVVVVETKYDDGKAFKESRIMELKK; encoded by the coding sequence GTGTCTTACATTTTAGTGGCCTCTCTGGGACTTTGGCTGGCCTTTGCGGTCAGCATGAAGTTCATGGCACCGGCGCATTCGCAGGATGCTCCGGCTAACGGTGATCTTCCAGCGGAATTTCTGAAAGAGGTTGAAAACACTCAGGTGCCTCCAGCCGGTGGCACCCCAGCGGGCAGTCCACCTCCAGCCGGCACTCCGGCAGCGCAAACTCCGCCAACAGCGGATGTGCCAGCACAGATTCCTCCGCCTCCGGCCAATGAAATGCCGGTTGGGGATCAGATGACAGCTCCGGCTCCGCAGCAGATTTTGTCCAGTGATGGTTACATCTACGATCCGACCGGGAAAAGAGACCCGTTCAAGGTCTTTAAAACGGTCCGCCCAGCAGGCCCGGAGGCGGCTCGTCCAAACGAGATTCTCGAGCCTCTGCAGCGCTGGGAAGTTGATCGTTTACAGGTCGTGGGTATTTTGTGGGATGTGAGAACACCTCGTGCGATGATCAAAGATCCGGATGGGGCTGTGTTTGTAGTGACTAAAAACTCCAAGATCGGCCGAAGCGAAGGATTCGTGGCGGCGATCCGTGAAGGGGAGGTTGTTGTCGTGGAAACCAAATACGACGACGGCAAAGCCTTCAAAGAGTCACGCATTATGGAGTTAAAAAAGTAG
- a CDS encoding PilN domain-containing protein, whose product MIKINLASQASTSGGGSIGASLGISSDSFMGADEIRKEALKRLVLLLIGPLALYIYENQNVPGKVAELNSKNQILAELQTYNAKAADSVAEIKKFKEDEALMEARISALEKISKDRQREIRVLDLLQTVIPEKAWLTRVQVNPTRVNIQGLALSDFEVSQFLEALTKSVFLMDVNLVSSSETVTDGVSLKKFEISCLLERANE is encoded by the coding sequence ATGATCAAGATCAATCTGGCATCACAAGCGTCAACCTCTGGTGGGGGCTCCATCGGGGCTTCTCTGGGGATTTCTTCTGACTCCTTCATGGGGGCTGATGAGATCCGCAAAGAGGCGCTGAAGCGTCTCGTGCTTTTGCTGATCGGACCTTTAGCTTTGTATATTTACGAAAATCAGAACGTGCCGGGCAAGGTGGCAGAGCTGAACTCCAAAAACCAGATTCTGGCGGAGCTTCAGACCTACAACGCCAAAGCTGCGGATTCCGTGGCCGAGATTAAAAAGTTCAAAGAGGACGAGGCTCTGATGGAGGCTCGTATTTCTGCTTTGGAGAAGATCTCCAAAGACCGTCAGCGTGAGATCCGTGTATTGGATCTGTTGCAGACAGTGATTCCTGAAAAAGCGTGGTTGACCCGCGTTCAGGTGAACCCGACACGTGTAAACATCCAGGGTCTTGCATTGAGTGACTTCGAGGTCTCTCAGTTCCTGGAGGCTTTGACCAAGAGTGTGTTCCTGATGGATGTAAACCTTGTCAGCTCCAGTGAAACGGTGACGGACGGGGTCAGTTTGAAGAAGTTTGAAATCAGTTGTTTGTTGGAGAGAGCGAATGAATAA